AAAAAGCGGGGAAGTTCCGGGAAGACCGCGGCCTGAAAGCGGGAAAGGACCTCTTTCAGGCTCTCAAGAGGATCCTCCACCTCCCGGCTGACCTCTCCATGGGGATCAAGCAGGGTGACCCTTCGCCTCCGGGCCCGAAAGATGAGAAAGGGATTCAGTCCGATGAAGCTGTAACGGGCCCATTTTTCGCCCCCCTCAAGGCTTTCCAGGAGAAAGCCATAGTGGCCGGAAACCGTTTTGTAATAAAGGGAGATGGGGGTCTCGAGATCCACCAGGACCTCGGTCCAGACCGGGATGAGGTTGGCCTGCCGGGCCAATTCCCGAAACCTCTCCCGGGAGGGGAAGATCTCCAGATACATGAAAGTCTTTTTACTCGCAACTTAGGGGCTTGGCAAGCAAGGCTCCCTTGACTATCCTAGAGGCTAAAATGGACCTTTTTGAAGAATTCCTTCAGAAAGAGGCCGAAAGGCTACGTACCTGCTGGACCGCCTTTCTGAACCCCTTGAAAGCCCGTCTCCTGCCCCTCCCTTCGCGGTATGCCGAGGAGTTCCAAGAGGCGGAAAAGCTTCCCCCGGAAGAAAAGGAGAATCTCCTGGCAGAGTTAGTGCGGGAGACCAGGGAGGTCCTGGAGTGGCTCCTTTCCCACGGAGAGGTCCGCGAGGTCTTGAAACGGCAGGAACGCATTCGAGTCTTGGAAGAGATCGTAGCTCGTCTGGCTGAACTAGAAGAACAGGTGGATTATCTCCGAGAAGAACTCCTGCGGGATGAACTTACTCGGCTCTGGAATCGCCGGGCCCTCCAGACCTTCTTCCCGGAGATCCTGAAACGTGCTACCAAGGGGCGTGAGATTTATATTTTGGCCTTTTTAGATCTCTGTGACTTCAAAAAGATCAATGATCGCTTTGGGCATCAGATAGGGGATCGTTTTTTGGTGCAGGCCGCCCGCAGACTTAGGGCCTTTACCAAGAGGCTGGATGTGCCGGTGCGCCTAGGAGGGGACGAATTCTGTCTGCTTCTGGCGGCCCCTTCCGTGGAAAAGGCCGAGCCCTTCCTTCGGGATTTAACGGCAACTCCCATTTCCTTGCAGGTCGAAGGTGAAGAAGTAGGACTTTATTTTGCTTGTGGGGCCACGGATGTGCTGGGAGAAGACACCCTAGAAAGTTGCCTCCACCGAGCGGATCTTGCCATGTACGAGCACAAAGTCCTCCTCAAGGAGTGGCTTTCCTCCGGGGCCAAAGGTCCTCCTCCGCGGCCGGTCCTTTCCCGGGCCTTTTCCCGTGATCTTTAGAGGAAAGCTATGGCCCTTAAAGATCTGGAGGCCCTTTTTAGACCTCGAAGGATCGCCCTTTTTGATGTGCGGGATGAGAAACGCTCTCCCGGGGCCCAAATCCTCAAAAATCTCATCCTTCAGGGCTTTAAGGGGGGAGTCTATCCCATAAGTGAAGAAGAGGAAGCGGTCCTGGGGCTCGAGCCCTACCCCGACCTGGCCAGCCTTCCCCGCAGGGTGGATCTAGCCATCCTGGCCGGAGAACCTCACCGCTGGCCGGGACAGATCGAGGCCTGTGGAAGGCACGGGGTAAGGGCGGTGATGATCGTAGGTCTGGACTTCTTTTCCAAGGTCGAGTCTCCAAAAAGTTTCCTGCGTCTTCTAAAAGAGCGGGCTCGGGAGAAGAATCTCCGCCTTCTGGGGCCTAACAGTCTGGGGATCATTGTTCCTCGCCAGCGCTTTAACGCCAGCCTTTTCCCCGGAGATCTCTCCTCGGGTTCTTTGGCCTTTGTCTCCGACAGCGCCACCCTGGCTTATGCCGTTTTGGACTGGGCGGAGGAGAAGAAGATCGGTTTCAGTGCGGTCGTCTCCTTAGGAGAAAAGGCCGACATAGATCTGGCGGACATCATCGACTATCTTTCCCTTGATCCTCATACCCGGGCCATCGTGGCCTATATCAAAGACCTCAAAAACGGACGTAAGTTTATGCGGGCCGCCCGGGCCTTTGCCTGGACCAAACCCCTGGTGGTGGTTCGGGGGAAGGCCCCTCAAGGAGAAAGCCCCGAGTCACTTCTTGAGGCCCTCGCCGCCGATCAAAAGGTATATGATGCAGCCTTTAAACGGGCCGGGGTGGTGCGCGTAGAAGATATCCTGGATCTCTTTTACCTTGCCGAAAGCCTTTCCAAACAGCCCCGCCCTCGAGGGCCGCGCTTGGCTATCGTCACCAATGCCGGAGGGCCGGCGGTCTTGGCTGCCGAGGAGTTGGTCAGACTGGGCGGGGTCTTAGCAAATTTCAGCCCCAAGACCCGGGAAGATCTGACCACCCTTCTCCAGCGCTCTCCGGAAAATCCCCTGGATCTGTGGTCTTCGGCCGATCCCAGCCTTTTCCGGGAAAGTCTGAAATGTCTCCTCCAAGATCCTCAGGTGGATGGCCTCCTGGTAATCTTCACTCCTTCTTTGGAGGCCCCGGTAGAAGAATTCGCCTGGGCGGTAGTGCGGGCCCAGAAGGAATTTCCCTATAAACCCCTCCTGGCGAGTTTTATGGGGGCTACCCGAGTCCTTGAAGGCCGCCAGATCCTCACCAAGGAAAATATTCCCCATTTTGTAAGTCCGGTAGAAGCGGTAAAAAGCTTCTACTACATGTTCCGTTATGAACATAACCTCCGCCTCCTTTCCGAGACCCCGACGGCCGTGGCCGAAGATCTGCAACCCGACCTAGAGGCCCTGCGCCGATTATTTACGGAGATTCGCAAGGAGGGCCGCTTCGAGCTCCGTCCGGAAGAAATACACCGGGTCTTAGAAGCCTACGGCCTTTGCGGAAAGGATCCCCGGGCTCCAGACCTTCCGGCCCCCCTTTTTCTGGCCACCACCCGCCATCCCACCTTCGGGGCCGTGATCCTCTGTGGACTAGGAGGCCTTTGGCTGGAGATGGAAAAAGATTACGCTTTAGGGCTCCCCCCGCTAAACCAGACCCTGGCCCGGCGGCTCCTCGAAGAGACCCGTATTTATGGGTATCTTCGTCAACATCATCCCCAGGCCGCGGTTTTTGTGGAGGAACTCCTGGTGCGTCTTTCTCATTTAGTGGTCAATCTGCCGGAGATCCGGGAGATCTTTATTCCCGCCCTGGAAGTCTCTTCCGGGGAGATCCGGCCTCGGGAGGCCCGGATAGTCCTTGAGGAGGGCTGGCTGGATCTCCCCAGGTTCTCTCTCGGCTATTACTGCCCGGCGCATTTAGCCATCTGCCCTTATCCTTCTCACTTTACCTTTGAGGAACGTCTGAAAGATGGTCGAATGGTAAAAATTCGCCCTATAAAGCCGGAAGACGAACCTCTTATGGCGGAGCTCTTTCGAACCTTTTCGGAAGAGACTATCCGCTTCCGGTTCTTACAAACCAAAAAGAGCCTTTCGCACGAGGAGCTGGCCCGCTACTGCCAGATAGACTACGATCGGGAGCTGGCCCTGGTGGCCCTCCTTCCTCACGAAAAAGAACCCTGCTGGCGAATCGTGGGGGTGGTGCGTCTTATAAAGAGTCCGGATGAGGAAAGTGCGGAGATGGCCGTAGTGGTGGGGGATCCCTGGCAGGGTTTAGGCCTGGGACGTATCCTCTGCGAAAAGATGCTGGCCGTAGCCCGTAATCTCCATCTAAAAAGGATCCTGATGACCATCCTTCGGGAAAATCGGCGCATGTTGGCCCTGGCCGAAAGGCTGGGTTTTGAGGTAAAAGAAGAGGAGGAAGATCTGATCCTTGTAGAAAAAAACCTCTAGGAGGAAGACGGTGGGAGAGGAACTGCGACTTTTACTTTCTCCGGAAAGGATTGCCGAGAGGGTAAAGGAGCTGGGCCGAGAGATTTCACAACTCTACCGGGGCCGTCCCCTGGTGCTCCTGGGTATCCTCAAGGGAGCCTTCGTCTTTCTGGCCGACCTTATGCGGGCCATAGATCTTCCCGAGGTCCAGGTGGACTTCATTCGCCTCAAGAGCTACGGGTTTTCCGACACCTCGGCCGGAGAGGTACAGATCACTAAAGATGTGGAGCTTCCTCTTCGAGGAAAGGACGTCCTGGTGGTGGAAGACATTGTGGACACTGGCTACACCCTGGCCTTTCTCCGGGAGCACCTGCGCACGCATGAGCCGGCCTCGGTGCGCTTTTGCTGTTTCATTGACAAAGCCGAACGGCGCAAGGTGCCTCTCGAATTGGATTTTGTGGGCTTCAAGATCCCCCGAGGTTTTCTCGTGGGCTACGGCCTGGATTACGCCGAACGCTACCGCCATCTTCCCGGAGTCTATGAGGTCCTTCTCCAAAAATAAAAAAGGGCGGCCTAAGGCCGCCCTTTTTCCTCCTAGAAAGAAAGGTTACCACCAGCTGATGGTCTTGTCCGCCTCCCAGATCATCTGGATGAGGCGATCGTAGTCCGCATCCTCCTTGGCCTCATAAAGCTTAAATTCCATGGCCTCGTTTCCTTCGTTGAGAAGGGAGACCAGTTTTTGGACCTCTTCGTTGGGTTCATTACGGTATATATGCAGGATCTTCATCTTAACCCTCCTCAGACGGATTTTCGAAAAACTTGTTAATCAGCGCAGGCCGGAGGCGGCCCATGCTTCTGTTTAGGCATCCCGTAACCGATAATCACGTCGGCCTCCCTCAATCGCTGAGCAAGCTCTTCCAAGGTGATAGGAGTAAGTCCTACTTCTTCAACATTGTATTTCTTGGCTTCCTCGTCCATGGTGTCCACCACCGCGAAGACGTCTCCTTCCATATCCCGGATCCATTCGATATTCTCTTTTACGTACTCCGTGACTCGGGGCATCTTATGATAAAAGACACAGGCATGAGAATAATGATTTTCTACAGATTGGCCTAAGGCAGAACGAATAGCATCGGTGATATACTGACGGTTAGCGATCAAAAAGTAGATTTTCAACGACATAACCGACCTCCTTCAAATTTTTAAAGAACCATGTATTTGCCGCACTCTTCCAAGACCTGGCCGTGGAAGGCCTGGGTGCGCATCTGTTTGGGGGTCATGCCCCCGGGGATGTCCAGTTCCACATCAAAGCCCTCACAGGTGTAACTGTCGGCACAGATGGCCAGATCGTCTTCGGGAACCATCTTTACCAGACGGGCAAAATCCGGCTGCTTGGTGAGGTGCACCGCCTTAAAGGTGAAAAAGATCATGACCTTCTTGCCCGCCCGCTGAGCCGCCTCCACAATCTTCATTAAATGGGGCATATATTGGGGGGTAGTTACAAAGATTCCCAACTTGTCCGGATCCTTAGCCATGACAAACCTCCTTAATTTATTTTATCTAACTAACTTAACCCTTCCTAACGTAAAAGCGCATAAAACCCTGATCCTCTTTGACTCCCAAAAATTCGTGCCCGGCCCGTTCACACCATCCGGGGATGTCGTTTTTGGAACCGGGGTCGGTACCCAACACCTCGAGAATCTGGCCGGACTGCAACTGCTGAATAGCCTTTTTGGTCTTGAGAAGCGGCATCGGACAGGAAAGCCCCTTACAATCAATAGTCAGATCAGGTTTGATTTCGTCAAGATTTACCGCCATTTTTTACACCTCCTTGCTTGGTTTTGTTTTTTAAAGTTCCAACACCAAACGGTTGGTTTCCTCATTCCAATCTACCAAAATTCTCCAAATAAGGAGAAAGACCGCCACCAGAAGAATGGTCCCGGCATAACCCAAGTAGTCGGGCATGAAAACGCTCTTGCCCAGCCACTTACTGACCAATTCTCCCTCATCGTTAACGTAAATAATTTCGTAAACGCTGAAAAGGTGCCTTACTAGGGAGTTGCTCAGTCCGAAAAAGATGGCCACTACCCAGAGTTTAAGCTGCCCCTCGGCCACTCTCCAGAGGCTTCCGGAGCCGCACCCTCCGGCCACGGTCATCCCAAAACCGAAAATAATACCCCCCAACAGGGCCCCCAGCCCAAAGGTGGGAGTCACGTAAGCCATCTCATCCCGGATCCCCGCAGCTTTAAGAACGGCGATCCCGATGGTGGTCAGGAGAAGACTCACGATCACGGCCCGAGCCATAGCCGCCTCTCCGGACATAAAGGGCTCCCGCAAGGCGTTCACAATACAGAGACGGCTCCGGTGCATAGCATAACCGATGCCTGCAGTAAGGATGAGACAGCCCCCCAAGATGGCTCCATTGTCATGCTCGCTTCCGAAATAGGCCCGTGTGGCCAGGAAGAGCCCCACAATAGCGATCAGGGCCAACAAAGGATTAATTTTGGAAAGGTTGATCTCAAAGCCTCCCCCGGCAGGTAAGTGTTCGATTTCCCAGTAGAGGTACTTGACCGCGAAGCGAACCCCGATTACCAGGCCGATCCACATGAGAAGCCCGTTAGCCGCTAGATTATTGATGGCCATGTACATGCCCCCAATGTTACAACCCATGGCCAAAGCAGAACCAATGCCCATAAGGATACCGGAAACAATGGCCTTGACGAATTCGATCCCCGGAGGGACCCGAAAACTGAATTCCCGAGCCAAAGTGGCCGAAAGAAAAGCCCCCCAAAGGAAACCTATATTGAGGACCGAGGAAGAAAACCAAAGAGGGTGCGGAGGCTGATCTTCATAAAGTCCCAAAAGGTAAAAGACCCAGTCTCCCCAGTTCCGCAGGCCCCCCACAATTCCCCAAGGTCGGTACCAGGCCTCGAGGAGGATAACAAAAAAGGCGATAACAATTCCACCCATTAAGGGAGACCAATTTTCTACACAAAGAGAACGGAACACACTACCGGCTTTTTCTTTAAAGACGCTCATAAAGCCTCCCTCCTCACGAAGACTTTTTTGAGTGTTACTTAGCAAAGCCCTCTCTCCCTGTCAAATAGCCTAAGAGATGTTTAATCTAGAAAACAGGCTTTCTTTTTCCAAATAGATTTTACTTTAGGCAAAAATCAGAGCATGGGGGGAGAAATCCTCCCCCCATGCCAAAAAATACAGGCCGCTCCTCTTGCCGTGGGCAATAGTTTACTTCTTGAGGGTGGCATAAGTCTCTTCGGGATGAGGCACATTCTGGCCGTGGCAATCCATACAGTTGTTCTGTGAGGTAATTCCGTTGTGAAGGAGATTGTACAGCACGCGGTTTTTAGGGGTATACTTCTTACCGTTCCGATACCATTCGTTGAGGATCTCGGCGGTCCTGCGGGCCACATCCGCTGAAAGGCGCGCACAGCGCTCCGCTCTTTCTTCAGTAAGAAAGGCCACCCCTTCGGCAGCCATCCAGCGGCCTACGGAGATATGGCACACCGGGGTTCCGGCCACACTCATATTTTGGATCTCGGCCTTGAGGATCTTCCGCGGCTCATATTTGGGCAACGGAGTATAGGAATAGAAGAAGGCCAGATCGTTTACCATAGCCTCTGCAGTATCCGTATCTCGATTTACCAACCCTATTACGATACCTGCCCCGGTCAGCGTTCCGCAGAGGGCTCCCCAGCCGGCCAGACCTCCATGGGCCCACCGGTAGGCGTCCACCGGAAAGTCCCTCCAAGGCCCACCGACTCTTTTTTTAAGCTGACTCACCAGGCCTTCCAGCACCGTAGAACAACACCACTTTTGAAAGTAGTTTCGATACGCCTCCCAGGCCACCTCTTCCGGATCCAATTCCGCATATTCAAATTCCGAGGAATAGGGATAGGCCCAGGCCCGTCCTTCCAAAAGCTTGCCCCCCGTTACCAAACCCGCCATCAAACCTGAAGCCACCAAAAAATCTCTTCTGCTTAGCTTCATGACACCCCTCCTTACTTTGGTTTTTGCAGAGCCCTTTCAGCCCCCTTCTCCATATCCGACTCACAAATTAATATTCTTTTTTTCGCAAAAAGTCAAGTATTAAAGAAATTTTACAGAATTATTGCCAATTAAAGTTATCTTTTTTTGAAATGCTCCGATTTTTTAGTTGTAAGCCCCATAAATAAACTGGGATTTATAAGTTCTAAAAATAATAAAGGGCAGAAAGCTTGTAGGAGGAGGACAAATTGGCTATGTTGGGTGAGGAAAGGAGGGCCGGGCATGGGAAAGGCCTTACGGAGTTGGTGGAAAGTAGGGCTCTTCTTGCTGGGGATTATCCTTTTTCAGGGGAGGCTTATGGCTCAGGGGAGCAATCTTCGCACCGTTGTCCTGGAGAACGGCCTTTCGGCCGTCGTGGAGGAGAATCACCGGGCCCCGGTGGTGGCGGTCCAGGTCTGGGTGCGGGCGGGAAGTGTCTACGAAGATGAGCGCCTGGCCGGGATCACCCACCTCATCGAACACATGATCTTCAAGGGCACGGAAAAGCGCGGCCCGGGAGAGATCGCCGAGGCTATTGAGGCCCACGGAGGCTACATCAACGCCTTCACCTCTTACGACTACACCTGTTATTACATCGTGGGACCGCGGGAGATCCTGGAGATCGCCCTGGATATCCTTTCGGATGCCGTCTTCCACGCCACCTTCGACTCCCAAGAGCTGGCCCGGGAAAAGGAGGTCGTCCTGGAAGAGATGCGCATGCGCGAGGACCGGCCCATGATCGTGCTGGCCGAGGAGGTGATGAAAAGGGCCTACCAACGCTATCCCTATCGCCGGCCCATCATCGGTTACGAGAAAACGGTCCGGGCCATCACCCGCAAGGATATCCTGGACTACGTGAAGCGTTTTTATGTGCCGGAAAACATGGCCGTAGTAGTGGTGGGAGATGTGGAGGCCTCCCGAACCCTTTCCCTCATCCAGAAATATTTTGGCGGAGTTTCGGCCCGCAAGGCCCTGCAGATAAAGCTTCCCGAGGAGCCCTATACCGAGGCCCCGCTCGGTTTTGCGGTCAAGCGCCCGGTAGAAGAAAATTATTTTGAGATCGTCCTTCCCGCCCCCTCCCTCACCGAAGCCGAGGCCCCGGTCATGGATGTGATGGCCGCCCTTCTGGGAGAGGGGCGCTCCTCCCGGCTCTATCTCAAGCTGCGCCAGCGGCTTAACCTGGTCTCCTCGGTGGAGGCCTCGGCCTTCACTCCGGCCGGACCGGGACTTTTTGAGGTCTACGGTACGGCTCCGGCGGAAAATCTCAAGGCCGCCCTCAAGGAGGCCCTGGTGGAGGTCTTCCGGCTCAAGTATGAGCCGGTCCCCGAGGCCGAACTCCGCAAGGCCCGCATCCAGGTCCTTTCCGATTTCGTCCACAGCCGGGAGACCATGGAGGGAGAGGCCCGCAAGCTGGGAACCTTTCAGATGGTGGCCGGGGACCCTCGAGCGGCGGAGAAGTATTTGGAGGCCATAAGACGGGTCTCTCCGGAGGACATCCGGCGGGCTGCCCAAAAGTATTTTGATCCCCAGAAGGTGGTCGCCGGCCTTCTTTCCGCAGAGGTGGACCTCACCCCCCAGGAATTGGCCCAACTGGTAAAGGAG
This portion of the Thermosulfurimonas marina genome encodes:
- a CDS encoding GGDEF domain-containing protein; the protein is MDLFEEFLQKEAERLRTCWTAFLNPLKARLLPLPSRYAEEFQEAEKLPPEEKENLLAELVRETREVLEWLLSHGEVREVLKRQERIRVLEEIVARLAELEEQVDYLREELLRDELTRLWNRRALQTFFPEILKRATKGREIYILAFLDLCDFKKINDRFGHQIGDRFLVQAARRLRAFTKRLDVPVRLGGDEFCLLLAAPSVEKAEPFLRDLTATPISLQVEGEEVGLYFACGATDVLGEDTLESCLHRADLAMYEHKVLLKEWLSSGAKGPPPRPVLSRAFSRDL
- a CDS encoding GNAT family N-acetyltransferase, with translation MALKDLEALFRPRRIALFDVRDEKRSPGAQILKNLILQGFKGGVYPISEEEEAVLGLEPYPDLASLPRRVDLAILAGEPHRWPGQIEACGRHGVRAVMIVGLDFFSKVESPKSFLRLLKERAREKNLRLLGPNSLGIIVPRQRFNASLFPGDLSSGSLAFVSDSATLAYAVLDWAEEKKIGFSAVVSLGEKADIDLADIIDYLSLDPHTRAIVAYIKDLKNGRKFMRAARAFAWTKPLVVVRGKAPQGESPESLLEALAADQKVYDAAFKRAGVVRVEDILDLFYLAESLSKQPRPRGPRLAIVTNAGGPAVLAAEELVRLGGVLANFSPKTREDLTTLLQRSPENPLDLWSSADPSLFRESLKCLLQDPQVDGLLVIFTPSLEAPVEEFAWAVVRAQKEFPYKPLLASFMGATRVLEGRQILTKENIPHFVSPVEAVKSFYYMFRYEHNLRLLSETPTAVAEDLQPDLEALRRLFTEIRKEGRFELRPEEIHRVLEAYGLCGKDPRAPDLPAPLFLATTRHPTFGAVILCGLGGLWLEMEKDYALGLPPLNQTLARRLLEETRIYGYLRQHHPQAAVFVEELLVRLSHLVVNLPEIREIFIPALEVSSGEIRPREARIVLEEGWLDLPRFSLGYYCPAHLAICPYPSHFTFEERLKDGRMVKIRPIKPEDEPLMAELFRTFSEETIRFRFLQTKKSLSHEELARYCQIDYDRELALVALLPHEKEPCWRIVGVVRLIKSPDEESAEMAVVVGDPWQGLGLGRILCEKMLAVARNLHLKRILMTILRENRRMLALAERLGFEVKEEEEDLILVEKNL
- the hpt gene encoding hypoxanthine phosphoribosyltransferase → MGEELRLLLSPERIAERVKELGREISQLYRGRPLVLLGILKGAFVFLADLMRAIDLPEVQVDFIRLKSYGFSDTSAGEVQITKDVELPLRGKDVLVVEDIVDTGYTLAFLREHLRTHEPASVRFCCFIDKAERRKVPLELDFVGFKIPRGFLVGYGLDYAERYRHLPGVYEVLLQK
- a CDS encoding cobalamin B12-binding domain-containing protein; translated protein: MAKDPDKLGIFVTTPQYMPHLMKIVEAAQRAGKKVMIFFTFKAVHLTKQPDFARLVKMVPEDDLAICADSYTCEGFDVELDIPGGMTPKQMRTQAFHGQVLEECGKYMVL
- a CDS encoding sulfurtransferase TusA family protein, whose product is MAVNLDEIKPDLTIDCKGLSCPMPLLKTKKAIQQLQSGQILEVLGTDPGSKNDIPGWCERAGHEFLGVKEDQGFMRFYVRKG
- a CDS encoding YeeE/YedE thiosulfate transporter family protein codes for the protein MSVFKEKAGSVFRSLCVENWSPLMGGIVIAFFVILLEAWYRPWGIVGGLRNWGDWVFYLLGLYEDQPPHPLWFSSSVLNIGFLWGAFLSATLAREFSFRVPPGIEFVKAIVSGILMGIGSALAMGCNIGGMYMAINNLAANGLLMWIGLVIGVRFAVKYLYWEIEHLPAGGGFEINLSKINPLLALIAIVGLFLATRAYFGSEHDNGAILGGCLILTAGIGYAMHRSRLCIVNALREPFMSGEAAMARAVIVSLLLTTIGIAVLKAAGIRDEMAYVTPTFGLGALLGGIIFGFGMTVAGGCGSGSLWRVAEGQLKLWVVAIFFGLSNSLVRHLFSVYEIIYVNDEGELVSKWLGKSVFMPDYLGYAGTILLVAVFLLIWRILVDWNEETNRLVLEL
- a CDS encoding C-GCAxxG-C-C family protein, whose protein sequence is MAGLVTGGKLLEGRAWAYPYSSEFEYAELDPEEVAWEAYRNYFQKWCCSTVLEGLVSQLKKRVGGPWRDFPVDAYRWAHGGLAGWGALCGTLTGAGIVIGLVNRDTDTAEAMVNDLAFFYSYTPLPKYEPRKILKAEIQNMSVAGTPVCHISVGRWMAAEGVAFLTEERAERCARLSADVARRTAEILNEWYRNGKKYTPKNRVLYNLLHNGITSQNNCMDCHGQNVPHPEETYATLKK
- a CDS encoding M16 family metallopeptidase, translated to MGKALRSWWKVGLFLLGIILFQGRLMAQGSNLRTVVLENGLSAVVEENHRAPVVAVQVWVRAGSVYEDERLAGITHLIEHMIFKGTEKRGPGEIAEAIEAHGGYINAFTSYDYTCYYIVGPREILEIALDILSDAVFHATFDSQELAREKEVVLEEMRMREDRPMIVLAEEVMKRAYQRYPYRRPIIGYEKTVRAITRKDILDYVKRFYVPENMAVVVVGDVEASRTLSLIQKYFGGVSARKALQIKLPEEPYTEAPLGFAVKRPVEENYFEIVLPAPSLTEAEAPVMDVMAALLGEGRSSRLYLKLRQRLNLVSSVEASAFTPAGPGLFEVYGTAPAENLKAALKEALVEVFRLKYEPVPEAELRKARIQVLSDFVHSRETMEGEARKLGTFQMVAGDPRAAEKYLEAIRRVSPEDIRRAAQKYFDPQKVVAGLLSAEVDLTPQELAQLVKEAELEAQGVTVRELGPVVPPVFRILSNGLRVIIQPLRDVPSVGLALVFPGGLRYESPETNGLFRALTTVWPRATQKHSAEELAAEIEALGGRITGFSGRNTFGLEASFLSEGFEKGLKLFLEVLREPALSPQDLDRARPELLSALYRQEDQPLQVALREFYRVMFSPHPYGLNVLGSKDFFEKATAEDLRRAYARYVRPDAGVLAIVGDVEPEKVLSALEKALSDWEAPPEPLPEDQKPPALSGPRITTVTKPAEQAHLLLGFRTPGLSAEDRYALEVLNAVLAGQGGRLFRALRDKEALAYSVTSFLSLGVNTGALALYIGCAPDKKEAALSGLWREITRVKEGGISEEELSRAKNWLIGRYETELQTNLSQAMDRALNEALGLGFNYFYRYIENIRQVSAEEVQEAARKYLDDQHYVLVILTPAQAQ